A DNA window from Mesorhizobium sp. C432A contains the following coding sequences:
- the folP gene encoding dihydropteroate synthase — MTTRRWQLAHGRHLDLGEKAIVVGILNVTPDSFSDGGLFITHDQAVVQAHRMVEEGAAVIDIGGESTRPGASPVAPEEEQARILPVIAALAGSGEALMSVDTYREETARLAVAAGAHIVNDVWGLQREPGIARVAAETGAGLVIMHTGRERQKLPDVIADQFLFLKASLEIARRSGVADDHIVLDAGFGFAKETAEENLDLMARFSELKELGFPLMAGTSRKRFIGTVTGREAGARAAGTAATSVILRLKGADLFRVHDVAINMDALAVADAMLAREKPGR, encoded by the coding sequence ATGACGACAAGGCGATGGCAACTGGCGCATGGGCGCCATCTCGACCTTGGCGAGAAAGCTATTGTGGTCGGCATTCTCAACGTCACGCCGGACAGTTTTTCCGACGGCGGGCTGTTCATCACACATGATCAGGCGGTGGTTCAGGCGCACCGCATGGTCGAAGAGGGGGCCGCCGTCATCGATATCGGCGGGGAATCGACACGCCCCGGCGCCTCTCCCGTAGCGCCTGAAGAAGAGCAGGCCCGCATCCTGCCGGTGATTGCAGCACTTGCCGGTTCAGGCGAAGCCCTGATGTCGGTCGACACCTATCGCGAGGAAACCGCGCGCCTCGCCGTCGCCGCCGGTGCGCATATCGTCAACGATGTCTGGGGCTTGCAGCGTGAACCCGGCATCGCCCGCGTCGCCGCCGAGACCGGCGCCGGACTGGTCATCATGCATACCGGGCGCGAGCGGCAAAAACTGCCCGACGTCATCGCCGACCAGTTTTTGTTCCTCAAGGCTTCGCTGGAAATCGCCAGGCGCAGCGGCGTTGCGGACGATCATATCGTACTCGATGCCGGCTTCGGCTTCGCCAAGGAGACGGCTGAGGAAAACCTCGACCTGATGGCGCGGTTTTCCGAGCTTAAGGAGCTCGGTTTTCCCTTGATGGCCGGCACGTCCAGAAAACGCTTCATCGGCACCGTCACCGGCCGCGAAGCCGGCGCGCGCGCCGCCGGGACGGCAGCCACCAGTGTCATTCTGAGGCTGAAGGGCGCCGATCTGTTTCGCGTTCACGATGTCGCAATCAACATGGACGCACTGGCCGTCGCCGATGCTATGCTGGCGCGTGAAAAGCCAGGACGCTGA
- the folB gene encoding dihydroneopterin aldolase has product MYVIRMKNCAFFARHGVLDEEEALGQRFYVDAELTVEPSRPLEDDSIEDTVNYGIAFTVIEKIVTGHRRFLIEALALEVAKALTSRFPQIRKAEITVRKPNAPVPGVLDFVEVTVVWPE; this is encoded by the coding sequence ATGTACGTCATCCGCATGAAGAACTGCGCCTTCTTTGCCCGGCACGGCGTGCTGGATGAGGAAGAGGCGCTTGGCCAGCGTTTTTATGTCGATGCCGAGTTGACGGTCGAGCCCAGCCGCCCACTGGAGGATGATTCCATCGAGGACACCGTCAATTACGGCATCGCCTTCACGGTGATTGAAAAGATCGTCACTGGACATCGCCGTTTCCTGATCGAGGCGCTGGCGCTCGAAGTAGCGAAGGCACTGACTTCACGGTTTCCGCAGATCAGGAAGGCCGAGATCACCGTGCGCAAGCCCAACGCACCGGTGCCCGGCGTGCTCGATTTCGTCGAGGTGACCGTTGTCTGGCCAGAGTAA
- the folK gene encoding 2-amino-4-hydroxy-6-hydroxymethyldihydropteridine diphosphokinase, translated as MSGQSNNNTVYLSLGGNLGDPSASMATALRLLDADENTRVIAVSSLYRTPPWGKLDQPDFLNAAAKISTALAPRALLDLCLDAERKLKRVREERWGPRLIDIDILVFGDRIIHETGLEVPHPRMLERAFVLAPLAEIAPDLAVGGRSVTERLSAVDTSGIERLASGRDWWLG; from the coding sequence TTGTCTGGCCAGAGTAACAATAACACGGTCTATCTCAGCCTTGGCGGCAATCTCGGCGATCCCTCGGCCTCGATGGCCACGGCGCTGCGCCTGCTGGACGCCGACGAGAACACGCGTGTCATCGCCGTCTCCTCGCTCTATCGCACGCCGCCCTGGGGCAAGCTCGACCAGCCGGATTTCCTCAACGCCGCTGCCAAAATCTCGACCGCGTTGGCGCCAAGGGCGCTGCTCGACCTCTGCCTCGACGCCGAGCGCAAGCTGAAGCGGGTGCGCGAGGAGCGCTGGGGTCCGCGCCTGATCGACATCGACATATTGGTGTTCGGCGACCGCATCATCCACGAGACCGGTCTGGAAGTGCCCCATCCCCGGATGCTGGAGCGCGCCTTCGTTCTGGCGCCCTTGGCAGAGATCGCGCCGGATCTGGCGGTGGGCGGCAGGAGCGTGACCGAGCGGCTCAGCGCCGTCGATACGTCAGGCATAGAGCGGCTGGCTTCCGGCCGCGACTGGTGGCTGGGTTAA
- a CDS encoding DUF924 family protein: protein MTALDERALAVTKFWREAGEDAWFEKNDAFDADFRSRFLDLHFAAARRECDAWSEHAEGSLALMILLDQFPRNCFRGSGHMYATDPLARYFAAKAIAAGHDLALEENLRVFLYLPYEHSELPADQDRSVELTTARAPEYVKYAIEHRDIIERFGRFPHRNKMLGRETTADEQAFLDGGGFSG from the coding sequence ATGACCGCATTGGATGAGCGCGCGCTCGCCGTCACCAAATTCTGGCGCGAGGCCGGCGAAGACGCGTGGTTCGAGAAGAACGACGCCTTCGACGCGGATTTCCGCAGCAGGTTTCTCGACCTGCACTTTGCCGCCGCGCGGCGAGAGTGCGACGCATGGTCGGAGCATGCCGAGGGTTCGCTGGCGCTGATGATCCTGCTCGACCAGTTTCCGCGCAACTGCTTTCGCGGCTCAGGCCATATGTACGCCACCGATCCGCTGGCGCGGTATTTTGCCGCCAAGGCGATCGCTGCCGGCCACGACCTTGCGCTGGAAGAAAACCTGCGCGTCTTCCTGTACCTGCCCTACGAACATTCGGAACTGCCCGCCGACCAGGACAGATCGGTCGAGCTCACCACCGCCAGGGCGCCGGAGTATGTGAAATACGCCATCGAGCATCGCGACATCATCGAGCGTTTCGGCCGCTTTCCGCACAGGAACAAGATGCTTGGCCGCGAGACGACGGCGGACGAACAGGCATTTCTCGATGGCGGCGGCTTCTCCGGTTAA
- a CDS encoding monovalent cation:proton antiporter-2 (CPA2) family protein, translated as MAAEASGSDLIQVVALLAAGVVAVPIFKRMGLGSILGYLAAGVVIGPFGIGIFSESEAILHVAELGVVMFLFIIGLEMQPSRLWGLRREIFGLGALQVGVCALLLTGVGLAGGFPIAQSFVAGAGFVLTSTAIVMQLLEERGEMASPKGQRIVSILLLEDLAIVPLLALVAFLAPGGSEMTLQQRLTEIGIGLGAIVGLVVAGRYLLNPFFRILADAKAREVMTAAALLVVLGSALVMQLSGLSMAMGAFLAGVLLSESTFRHQLEADVEPFRGILLGLFFLAVGMSLDLHVVADNWRLIAVYVVAYMAMNALGIYLVARLLKSGHREALERAVIMAQGGEFAFVLYSAAAAVGIIDSRANATLTAIIIISMVLTPLAIIALKYVTPRDEQSLEGVDIADGLTGSVLVIGFGRFGQIASQPLLLRGIDVSIIDNDVEMIQAAADFGFKVYYGDGTRLDILRAAGAGRARAVLICVDKPDATVRMAELIKAEFPLLTVLARAFDRGTALSLIRAGVDFQLRETFESALVFGGSALEVLGVEPEDVANVIEDVRRRDNARLETQLAEGVRAGQRFLRGNTGTPIPTPLTQPRRPGQALNEETAGVLHKPEPADQGES; from the coding sequence ATGGCAGCGGAAGCATCGGGCAGCGATCTCATTCAGGTGGTGGCGCTGCTTGCCGCAGGCGTCGTCGCCGTTCCGATCTTCAAACGCATGGGGCTGGGCTCGATCCTAGGCTATCTCGCCGCGGGCGTGGTCATCGGCCCGTTCGGTATTGGCATTTTTTCCGAATCGGAAGCCATCCTGCATGTCGCCGAACTCGGCGTGGTCATGTTCCTGTTCATCATCGGGCTGGAGATGCAGCCGTCGCGGCTATGGGGCCTGCGCCGCGAGATTTTCGGCCTCGGCGCGCTGCAGGTCGGCGTCTGCGCCTTGCTGCTCACCGGTGTCGGTCTCGCCGGCGGCTTTCCGATCGCGCAATCCTTCGTTGCCGGCGCCGGCTTTGTCCTGACCTCGACGGCGATCGTCATGCAGCTTCTGGAAGAGCGTGGCGAGATGGCCAGCCCCAAGGGCCAGCGCATCGTGTCCATCCTGCTGCTCGAGGATCTGGCAATCGTGCCGCTTCTGGCGCTGGTCGCCTTCCTGGCGCCGGGCGGCAGCGAGATGACCCTGCAGCAAAGGCTGACCGAAATCGGCATCGGTCTTGGCGCCATCGTCGGGCTGGTGGTGGCCGGCCGCTATCTGCTCAACCCGTTCTTCCGCATCCTGGCCGACGCCAAGGCGCGCGAAGTCATGACGGCGGCAGCCCTTCTGGTCGTGCTGGGGTCGGCGCTGGTCATGCAGCTTTCCGGCCTCTCGATGGCGATGGGCGCCTTCCTCGCCGGCGTGCTGTTGTCGGAATCGACCTTCCGCCACCAGCTGGAGGCCGACGTCGAGCCATTCCGCGGCATCCTGCTTGGCCTTTTCTTCCTCGCCGTCGGCATGTCGCTCGACCTACATGTGGTGGCCGACAACTGGCGGCTGATCGCCGTCTATGTCGTCGCCTATATGGCGATGAATGCGCTCGGCATCTACCTCGTCGCCCGCTTGCTGAAGAGCGGTCATCGTGAAGCGCTGGAACGCGCCGTGATCATGGCGCAAGGCGGCGAATTCGCCTTCGTCCTCTATTCGGCCGCGGCGGCGGTTGGCATCATCGACAGCCGGGCCAACGCAACGCTGACCGCGATCATCATCATCTCCATGGTGCTGACGCCGCTGGCCATCATTGCGCTCAAATATGTGACGCCGCGCGACGAGCAGTCGCTTGAAGGCGTCGACATCGCCGACGGCCTTACCGGCAGTGTGCTGGTCATCGGCTTCGGCCGTTTCGGCCAGATCGCCAGCCAGCCGCTTTTGTTGCGCGGCATCGATGTGTCGATCATCGACAATGATGTCGAAATGATCCAGGCGGCCGCCGATTTCGGCTTCAAGGTCTATTATGGCGACGGCACGCGGCTCGACATTCTGCGCGCCGCAGGTGCAGGCCGCGCGCGCGCCGTGCTGATCTGCGTCGACAAGCCGGACGCCACGGTGCGCATGGCGGAACTGATCAAGGCGGAGTTCCCGTTGCTGACTGTCCTGGCGCGTGCCTTCGATCGCGGCACCGCCCTGTCGCTCATCCGCGCCGGGGTCGACTTCCAGCTGCGCGAGACCTTCGAATCGGCCCTCGTCTTCGGCGGTTCCGCGCTCGAGGTTTTGGGCGTCGAGCCGGAAGATGTCGCCAATGTCATCGAGGATGTGCGACGGCGCGACAATGCCCGACTGGAGACGCAGCTGGCCGAAGGCGTCCGCGCCGGGCAACGTTTCCTCAGGGGCAATACCGGCACGCCGATCCCGACGCCGCTGACGCAACCGCGCCGGCCCGGCCAGGCCCTGAACGAAGAGACCGCCGGCGTGCTGCACAAGCCCGAGCCCGCCGATCAGGGGGAAAGCTGA
- a CDS encoding AraC family transcriptional regulator, with protein MPDYSSRPSPLPHIPMDALSEVLQDFRLSGVNYGRCELRHPWSIDFPQQQLLRFHFVGQGPCWIHTEAQGWQELRDGDLVLLPQGIAHRLASAPDVVGDSLEGCQVIKLGGNVCEVIRQGTGATSTLFCGSMSLGSYALNPLITLMPPLIKGCDVAGNDPMVGPLLAAMTVEAAQPQMGSATILSRMADLLTARLIRCWVNCNGASTIGWLAAIRDPHIGRALAAMHRDPGHNWTLGSLAGVAGQSRSIFAERFSAVLGEGAAHYLARLRMQLARELLGQNGLSVAEVATRLGYDSEASFARAFKRITNVSPGVVRRTIPGRMDMNFGF; from the coding sequence ATGCCTGATTATTCGTCCCGGCCGTCGCCGCTGCCACATATCCCGATGGATGCGCTCAGCGAAGTTCTGCAAGACTTTCGCTTGAGTGGCGTCAACTATGGCCGCTGCGAACTCCGGCACCCATGGAGCATAGACTTTCCGCAACAACAACTGCTTCGTTTTCACTTTGTCGGCCAGGGTCCATGCTGGATTCACACCGAAGCGCAAGGCTGGCAGGAGTTGCGCGATGGCGATCTGGTGCTGCTGCCGCAAGGCATCGCCCATCGGCTGGCGAGTGCGCCGGACGTGGTGGGCGACTCGCTCGAGGGCTGCCAGGTGATCAAGTTGGGCGGCAACGTTTGCGAAGTGATACGGCAGGGAACGGGCGCGACAAGCACCCTTTTCTGCGGCTCCATGTCTCTCGGCTCCTATGCGCTCAATCCGTTGATCACGTTGATGCCGCCTCTCATCAAGGGTTGCGACGTGGCCGGCAATGACCCGATGGTCGGCCCTTTGCTGGCGGCCATGACGGTGGAGGCCGCGCAACCGCAGATGGGCAGCGCCACCATCCTGTCGCGTATGGCGGATTTGCTGACAGCCAGGCTCATACGCTGCTGGGTCAATTGCAACGGCGCCTCGACCATCGGTTGGCTTGCAGCCATCCGCGACCCCCATATAGGGCGCGCTCTGGCGGCCATGCATCGCGATCCCGGCCACAACTGGACGCTGGGAAGCCTGGCCGGCGTGGCAGGCCAATCGCGTTCGATTTTCGCCGAGCGCTTCAGCGCGGTATTGGGTGAGGGCGCCGCACATTATCTCGCCCGCCTGCGCATGCAGCTTGCCCGCGAATTGCTGGGCCAAAACGGCTTGTCTGTTGCCGAAGTCGCTACCCGTTTGGGCTATGATTCCGAGGCGTCCTTCGCCCGCGCGTTCAAGCGCATCACCAATGTCTCGCCAGGCGTTGTGCGCCGCACAATTCCCGGACGAATGGATATGAATTTCGGATTTTAA
- a CDS encoding MFS transporter produces MTDTTLQLEDAAIGLDADAPAAWSAATWFAVLSLAATSFALVSAEFLPAGLLTPMARDLGISEGTAGQVVTATASVGAVTAMLSNVLIGRLNRKAVLVGLMALAVGSNILAALAPNFWLLLLGRAGLGIALSAFWALSVAVVARLVGANATGRGMAIVTLGVSLATIAAPSMGALISDWLGWRSAMAMTAGLAALAMLLQLLSLPTLPAAASNSLADVFRLTRRRGIQLGMLAIVLLMTGHFAGSVYVRPFLEQVTLLTTGPIALALLGFGIAAVIGNIAGGRLADTNIHMALAVTAALMAFAALALVLWGAQTGVAFGFVTLWGFAFGMAPVVLPTNMSRAAPDALEAAGSLMVTSFQVAITVGAVVGGYVVDTYGATGPLTLTAVLAAATAALALLQPRG; encoded by the coding sequence GTGACTGACACAACATTACAGCTTGAAGACGCCGCCATTGGCCTTGATGCCGATGCACCAGCCGCGTGGAGCGCGGCCACCTGGTTCGCGGTCCTTTCATTGGCGGCCACCAGCTTTGCCCTGGTGTCTGCCGAATTCTTGCCGGCAGGTCTGTTGACGCCGATGGCGCGCGATCTCGGCATCAGCGAGGGAACGGCCGGACAGGTCGTCACCGCCACCGCTTCCGTTGGCGCCGTGACGGCCATGTTGAGCAATGTTCTCATCGGTCGATTGAACCGCAAGGCGGTGCTGGTTGGCCTCATGGCCCTGGCGGTCGGTTCCAATATTCTTGCGGCGCTGGCGCCCAATTTCTGGCTGCTGTTGCTGGGCCGGGCCGGGTTGGGGATCGCTCTTAGCGCTTTCTGGGCACTTTCCGTTGCCGTCGTGGCGCGGCTGGTTGGCGCCAATGCGACAGGTCGCGGCATGGCGATCGTGACCCTCGGCGTCTCGCTCGCCACCATTGCCGCGCCGTCGATGGGTGCGTTGATCAGTGACTGGCTGGGATGGCGCAGCGCCATGGCCATGACGGCGGGGCTGGCCGCGCTTGCCATGCTGCTGCAGCTTCTCAGCCTGCCGACCTTGCCTGCGGCGGCAAGCAACAGCCTTGCAGACGTCTTTCGGCTGACACGGCGGCGTGGCATCCAACTCGGCATGCTTGCCATTGTTCTGCTGATGACCGGGCATTTTGCCGGCTCGGTCTATGTGCGCCCGTTCCTCGAACAGGTGACGCTCCTCACAACCGGGCCGATTGCCCTGGCGCTGCTCGGGTTCGGCATCGCCGCTGTGATCGGCAATATTGCCGGTGGCCGCCTGGCCGACACCAACATCCACATGGCCCTCGCAGTTACCGCCGCGTTGATGGCGTTTGCGGCACTCGCTTTGGTGCTTTGGGGCGCGCAAACCGGCGTTGCCTTCGGCTTTGTTACGCTGTGGGGCTTCGCCTTCGGCATGGCGCCGGTGGTGCTGCCGACCAATATGTCCCGCGCGGCGCCTGATGCGCTGGAAGCAGCAGGCAGCCTGATGGTCACTTCCTTCCAGGTTGCCATCACCGTCGGCGCGGTTGTCGGCGGTTATGTCGTGGACACCTATGGCGCTACTGGGCCTTTGACCCTAACCGCCGTCCTTGCCGCGGCGACGGCCGCACTGGCGCTGCTGCAGCCTCGTGGCTGA
- a CDS encoding TIGR01620 family protein, producing MTAPRRPAAFRIEPEAEPKQETRRPHAEPPARKSRAVVVPAEIDVFEEPDIVAAEPPPATAPRRRSLFASLFFGAVGVLVSLAVGLWTDQLIRDLFERAEWLGWLAAGMAAIAVLALAVVLVREFLAIARLAEVEKLQKRALDAMARDDPKAARAVVEELSAFVAAKPETAAGRRSLAELRGEIIDGGNLVRLAEAEILGPLDARAKVMILEAAKRVSLVTAVSPRALVDVAYVVFEAGRLIRRLSELYGGRPGTLGFFRLARSVLAHLAVTGSIAVGDSFVQQIVGHGLAARLSAKLGEGVVNGMMTARIGIAAMETARPLPFIAGRRPGMGDFLSALTSFAARKENEAPASTK from the coding sequence ATGACCGCGCCCCGCAGACCGGCAGCTTTCCGCATCGAGCCGGAGGCCGAACCGAAGCAGGAAACGCGCCGCCCCCATGCCGAGCCGCCGGCACGCAAGTCGCGCGCCGTCGTCGTGCCGGCCGAGATCGATGTCTTCGAGGAACCCGACATTGTCGCCGCCGAACCGCCGCCGGCGACCGCGCCACGCAGGCGCTCGCTGTTTGCCAGCCTGTTTTTCGGCGCGGTCGGCGTGCTGGTTTCGCTCGCCGTCGGCCTGTGGACCGACCAACTCATCCGCGACCTGTTCGAGCGCGCAGAGTGGCTGGGGTGGCTGGCAGCGGGAATGGCCGCAATTGCCGTGTTGGCCCTCGCGGTCGTGCTGGTGCGCGAATTCTTGGCTATCGCCCGGCTGGCCGAGGTCGAAAAACTGCAAAAGCGGGCGCTCGATGCCATGGCGCGCGACGATCCGAAGGCTGCAAGGGCCGTCGTCGAAGAGCTTTCGGCCTTTGTCGCTGCGAAACCCGAAACCGCGGCCGGCAGGCGCTCCCTGGCCGAATTGCGCGGCGAGATCATTGATGGCGGCAATCTGGTGCGACTGGCCGAAGCCGAGATTCTCGGGCCGCTCGATGCGAGAGCCAAGGTGATGATCCTCGAAGCAGCCAAACGCGTGTCGCTGGTCACCGCCGTCAGCCCCCGCGCACTCGTAGACGTTGCCTATGTCGTGTTCGAGGCCGGGCGCCTGATCCGCCGCTTGTCCGAACTCTACGGCGGCAGGCCGGGCACGCTGGGCTTTTTCCGGCTGGCGCGCAGCGTTCTTGCCCATCTGGCGGTGACCGGCTCGATCGCCGTCGGCGACAGCTTTGTCCAGCAGATCGTCGGCCATGGCCTTGCCGCACGGCTTTCGGCGAAACTCGGCGAAGGCGTGGTCAACGGCATGATGACGGCGCGTATCGGCATTGCTGCCATGGAGACGGCGCGGCCCCTGCCCTTCATTGCCGGCAGGCGGCCGGGTATGGGCGATTTCCTGTCGGCGCTGACCTCGTTTGCGGCCAGAAAAGAGAATGAAGCACCCGCCTCGACCAAGTGA
- a CDS encoding YcjX family protein has translation MASSLTTFTDEARIALDTLSGRASGLFSPSLRLGVTGLSRAGKTVFISALVHNLIHGGRLPLFEAQKSGRIARAFLEEQPDDAVPRFQYEDHISALVNDRVWPDSTRAISELRLTIEYESASGWNRMFSSGRLSVDIVDYPGEWLLDLPLLGKSFADFSHEAFEMAMLPVRADLSQDWRALSARIDPNADADEMTARRLAESFAAYLKACKFDERALSTLPPGRFLMPGDLEGSPALTFAPLLLKGEKRPRSGSLQAMMERRYEAYKTHVVKPFFREHITRLDRQIVVIDAMQALNAGPGAMADLERAVTEILSCFRPGRGNFLTDLFSRRIDRILVAATKADHLHHESHDRLQAIVRRLADRAVARANFTGADVDVVAMAAVRATREGTVKQGRETLPVIIGTPLKGEKINGETFDGKAETAIFPGDLPEKIDAVFDVSEADHRQSSDDPAIRFVRFRPPKLERTAEGVTLSLPHIRLDRALQFLIGDHLA, from the coding sequence TTGGCATCATCGCTGACCACTTTCACCGACGAAGCGAGAATTGCCCTGGATACGCTGTCGGGGCGTGCGAGCGGGCTTTTTTCGCCGTCGCTTCGGCTGGGCGTTACCGGCCTGTCCCGGGCCGGTAAGACGGTGTTCATCTCGGCTCTCGTCCACAATCTCATCCATGGCGGGCGCCTGCCGCTGTTCGAGGCGCAGAAGTCGGGACGGATCGCTCGCGCCTTCCTCGAGGAACAGCCGGACGATGCCGTGCCGCGTTTTCAGTACGAGGACCATATCTCCGCCCTGGTCAACGACCGTGTCTGGCCGGACTCGACGCGCGCCATTTCGGAACTCAGGCTCACCATCGAATATGAGTCTGCCTCCGGTTGGAACCGGATGTTTTCCAGCGGCCGATTGTCGGTCGACATCGTCGACTACCCCGGCGAATGGCTGCTCGACCTGCCGCTGCTCGGCAAATCCTTCGCCGATTTTTCGCATGAAGCTTTTGAGATGGCTATGCTGCCGGTGCGGGCCGACCTGTCGCAGGACTGGCGGGCGCTGTCGGCGAGGATCGACCCCAATGCCGACGCCGACGAGATGACGGCGCGGCGCCTCGCCGAGAGTTTTGCCGCCTACCTCAAGGCCTGCAAGTTCGACGAGCGGGCGCTTTCGACCTTGCCGCCCGGCCGTTTCCTGATGCCTGGCGACCTCGAGGGATCGCCGGCGCTGACCTTCGCGCCCTTGCTGCTCAAGGGTGAGAAACGGCCGCGCTCCGGCTCGCTGCAAGCGATGATGGAGCGCCGCTACGAGGCCTACAAGACGCATGTGGTGAAACCGTTCTTCCGCGAACACATCACCCGCCTCGACCGCCAGATCGTGGTGATCGACGCCATGCAGGCGCTGAACGCCGGCCCCGGCGCGATGGCCGACCTGGAACGCGCGGTGACCGAAATCCTCTCCTGTTTCCGTCCTGGCCGAGGCAATTTCCTCACCGACCTGTTTTCACGCCGCATCGACCGCATCCTGGTTGCCGCGACCAAGGCCGACCATTTGCATCACGAAAGCCATGACCGGCTGCAGGCAATCGTGCGGCGGCTTGCCGACCGCGCCGTGGCGCGGGCAAATTTCACCGGCGCCGATGTCGACGTGGTCGCCATGGCGGCGGTGCGCGCGACGCGCGAAGGCACGGTCAAGCAAGGCCGCGAAACCCTGCCGGTGATCATCGGCACGCCGCTGAAGGGCGAGAAGATCAACGGCGAAACCTTTGATGGCAAAGCCGAAACCGCCATATTTCCCGGGGACTTGCCGGAGAAAATTGACGCGGTTTTCGACGTTTCCGAAGCCGACCACCGGCAGAGCAGCGACGATCCGGCGATCCGTTTCGTGCGCTTTCGCCCGCCAAAGCTCGAACGCACCGCTGAAGGCGTCACGCTGTCGCTGCCGCATATCAGGCTCGACCGCGCCTTGCAGTTCCTGATCGGAGACCATCTGGCATGA
- a CDS encoding histidine phosphatase family protein, with product MSRLYLLRHAKAGWALPGVRDFDRPLDASGIADAEMMGTAMRARNYIPDITLCSNAKRARQTLEGIAGHTDTGRVLFFDTLYSEDAAGYLAIIRSNGGPGSLLVIGHNPMTEDLAMAVSGDGDEAARAIMNHGFPTSGLAVVRFDGTLTEAAQGAGYLEAFLTPVDL from the coding sequence GTGAGCAGACTGTATCTGTTGAGGCATGCGAAGGCTGGCTGGGCCCTGCCCGGCGTGCGCGACTTCGATCGCCCGCTCGACGCATCCGGCATTGCCGATGCCGAAATGATGGGGACGGCGATGCGTGCCCGCAACTACATCCCCGATATCACGCTCTGCTCCAACGCCAAGCGGGCGCGCCAGACGCTGGAAGGCATCGCCGGCCACACCGATACCGGCCGGGTGCTGTTCTTCGACACGCTCTACAGCGAGGATGCCGCCGGCTACCTCGCCATCATCCGCAGCAATGGCGGCCCCGGCTCGCTGCTGGTCATCGGCCACAATCCGATGACGGAAGACCTTGCCATGGCGGTCTCGGGCGACGGCGACGAGGCTGCTCGGGCCATCATGAACCATGGTTTCCCGACCTCCGGCCTTGCGGTCGTGCGCTTCGACGGCACCCTCACCGAGGCTGCGCAAGGCGCGGGCTACCTCGAAGCCTTCCTGACGCCCGTCGATCTCTGA